Below is a genomic region from Ostrea edulis chromosome 10, xbOstEdul1.1, whole genome shotgun sequence.
CGAAACCAAGCATCTGCAAGAGAAAAGGGGTTGTGTTTCGACTTTGAACCAATTCCTCTTTGTTTCTGGCTAGAATAAGAATGTCGTCTAAGTAGATTATGAGCTTTACTCCTAACCTTCTTAGAAGACCTACAACTGGTTTCAAAAGTTTGGTAAAGATTCTTGGAGCAGAGGCCAGACCGAATGGAAGCGTCTGAAACTGATACACCTCCCCTCTCTGTAGAAATcttaaaaactttgatcctttaGATTGATCGGGACCGTTAGATAGGCATCTTTCAAATCTATCTTGCACATGTAACAGTCCCTTACTATTAGATCTTAAACCATGAACAGACCTTCCATCTTGAAATGTTGATATGGAAGGAATCTGTTTAGAGGTTTTAGATTTATAATGGGACGAAACCCCCCGCCTTTCTTTGGAATAGTAAACATGTTGCTGAAAAATTGATGGGGCGCAACTCTTACAACTGCATTTTTTTGTACCAGATTTGTTATTTCTTcttgaaaaatgttttcttgTTCTGAATTTAAATCTGGGGGATGAAGAGTTTTTGTTTGAACTGGATAACTTATCCAATCTAAAGAAACCCCTTGAACTGTTTTAAGTATAACAAGATCTTCTGTTATTTTTTGCCATTTGTGTATGAAATACTTTATTCTTCCCCTACAGGAATCACATTTTCTTGATCTACCCGCTGCAGAtttaaattcagaatttttgcaatcatttctgatttttgttttagatttgtTACAGAAAATGAGTTTGATACTTCTTCTCCATAAGTAAGAGTTCCTCCCCTCTCTATTATTTGAGGTATTGTATCCGTACTTGTCAAATTTCTTCTTGTAATTTTGGTTTGATTTACTGAACTTGTACCATGATCTTTGACCCTCCTTAAATCTACTGGAGGGCCCATCCTGAAAGGGCTTTCTGAATCTTGGCTTGGTGCTGTATGAAGGTGGATTGTAATAACActttcttctcttctttttGTCTGGCTGAAATGCTTCAGCAACCTCATTGGCTTCTTTGCGTCTCTTTCACgtcttttaaaagaattttatgaACTTCTCACCGAAGAGTTTGCTTCCACTTGTTTCCAAAACATTAgcattttcatttaatatagcttttggttgttgttttttttttgtaatcttCCGTAATTTTTATGGTAGCATTGACTCTTCTGTGGTGATCCACAGCAACAATGGTTTGTCCCAGTAAACAAACGGTTTGTTCCAGTGGAGAGCACATATGCGTGACGTCAACATTATCCACTTCATGTGAAACACTCGAAGCAGCACGCATACTTTCCAAAATACTCCATAATTTGGAAAGTTGTCCCATGACTTCCATCACTCTTGACTGGATATTTTGTGCATCCTTATCAGCACCTTTATCAAACTGTTTGTTTCTTTTCTCAAGTAATGGACTGATAAAGGCGTCTAATGTCTTGACTGTGAAAAGGTCCCCTGCATCAGGAACGGGATAATTGTCTAAATTCTTAGTCTTTAGAGTCTCATCACTAAAATACTTTGTGAAAAAGGGACGATAAAATTCTCTCAAATCATCCTCTAATTTGTCTTTTTTGACATCATTGTCAATGTCAAACCTTTCATAAACTCCAACGGTTTTTGACGAGACACTGCGTACAGGCGTATTTTTACTTCCATTTTCAATACTTCCTGTAGCGGATATTATGGATTCCGAACCCAACTTCTGCGAAATTTGTGAGGAAACTCTAGAATCACCGCTAGACCTAGAATCTAAACTGGAGCTAGAACTCAAACTAGAGTCTCTCATTTTACGTGCTCTATTCTTACTATGAGTTGGAGCTCCGGTGTTCCCACTTCTTGGGGTTTCACCGTTTTCAAGATGGCTACCATCCCGCCTGGAAACACACCCACGTAGACTCGGTGGCGAACAAGACCTCGAGCGACCAGTTGGAAAAATACATAGAGTTGCCTGGAATACTTAAAATATCCAATACACTCCTCATAACAACAAGAGAGGTCTGAGAAAATCAAGTAAAACTAACCAAACACGTGGCATTCACTACGTGCAGTGGTCAGTATCAATTTCAAGGTAAAGTGTCACTCGCGAGCCAAATCGAAGAATGAGTGAATTTCAATAGAGAGGCTTTTTATATGGCTATTCATAGTGTCACCAAGCGATTCTATTTTCATCCTGACCCGACCATGTAGGTGTGTTTACTGACgatggtgtagagagtttgtaAGTCTCTACACCATCGTCAGTAAACACGCCTACAACAAAAGCCATTTTTCTCattcagtacaacagtgtatcattcttgctaacaatgtagattattgatacttgtcgcTTTTTTGTgatgtgtgatatttgtttatgtaatatatgtggcggaaaacatcaatcaatcaatccaaacatgaaattcaaaacGTTTTCTTTATCAACACTCAATTTGAAGTCGTTGTACTAGTAAAGAGAAACAACAGTGATTTCCGAATAGAAAACATTATATGAATCATTTCTTGCTTCAAACTTTTGTGTCTTTCAAAAGAGTTTTTGGAATTTGAATTACATCTTTACTACGTATGTTACCACACATACATACTAAAATATTTCCTTCTCACACAGGATATGGATATTACGGACCATTTCTCAAGTGGTTGGACATATACCGCTCGCCAGATTTTTTCCGCGACTGGAACAAAACGTTACTAGTCCCCGTGTTGGAACTAAAGCAAGGTTTGATAGtgttctgtataaaaatatatagcaAATGTATTAAATATGGGGTCTGAAGCATTCAAATCTATGTATATTATATTGACTTTCTTCACAGAGAAGGATTTCACGTTGTTGGATATTGGGTGTGGTTATGGGAAACATGCCAGGGAGGTGGCCAAAATGTACCCCAGCTGTACAATATACGGTATCGACTCCGACCAATTCTCCATAGACCAAGCCAAGATGGAACTTGCAAAAGGTGGCCCGCAGAACATCCAGTATAGTTGCAGAAAAGGTTCGGACCTTCCACCAGAATGGACAGACAAATTTGTTTTCGTCCTCATGAACGATGTACTCCATGATGCATACGGCTTGGATGATATTTTGAGAGAGTTCAAGAGAGTTCTGAAACCAGATGGTTACGGAGCAGTGTATGACCCGCCGGTGTCCTCTTACCCCGAAAAACAAGCTAACGACAAAGTAGCACAATTCTTTATGCCGATCAGCCTTTTTTCGTGTCTTCCAGTGAGTTCTTCGGGTGAAGCTGGAAATGGTTATGGCATCGGTTGGGGATACGAGCGTCGTAAACAGAAGATAGAGGAACATGGGTTCAAAGTGATCAAGATTAAAGACAACAACATTGACAAAGTACAAGAGGGCATTGTCTTCCAAAAGTAGAGGCTTcacaaatttaaaatcattattgtaGCTAATACTCTTGAAATGAAACGCATAGCATGACCTTACCTAAACCGAACCTTTAGCTTCCTATGTAGATTGATACAGTGCCATAACTGTAATAAACAGTGCCATACGTGTtatattatatatctatatatattgtcaatacaacctactaTAATTGGGGCAAATACTGTCTGGgtcagacgtgtttcataccaattgttaagtcgttcttggcacactggttttgactacgcaTAACTCCGTTTTATTGATCGGAATATAGGGGTTACgactggtgtgaccggtcaacagggagatgcttactcctaggcaccttatcccacctctagtgtatctagggctccgtgtttgcccaagtgtttattttgtattgcttataagagttatgagattgattactgttgtTATCTTCAacgttcatatatatataaaatcaatattaaagtgaaggaaaatatgcagttccaatatatatttaaatcactagcgatTTCAACATCCAtactcaggtgaatacaaaatcaatttaAAGTCTTTTTATCTTAGAAACGTCTATTGTGACGTGATGACGTCAGAAGctttggcttcttcaaataacctATTCAAAACGTTTTGTGCACATATTATGTAGACCCTATTGTCTGATGACATCTGGGAAAAGTCAATCAAATGAGATAAAGTGTACATTTGGATGTtcatatgaacgatgtccatgactacGTTTACATCATTTTGTATTGGGGAAAATTTCCATTACCAAACAACCTAGTCCAAACATTCAATGGAACGGAATAAAGTTGCGTGCCAATATGATGTAGACCCAATTATCTGTTGAGAGTAGTTTTACTAGTGTGCAATGCATTATGTAGTGATCAATGCTTGTACCAATGTCTGTGAATCAAAGCATATACTTATGAACGCCTCACGTCAACCAAATCCATCCATATTGGAGTTTGagagaaaagctgatatttccAGTCAATGGCTGACTAGGATATTGTATAAAAGCACTATATCATGAACTATTGTAATATCGAATTGTTGGTATCGCGTTTTAAACTAAACTACAGTATATCTGAACTTCGTTCATTTGTCtgacaattatcaaaataaaaaagaaaggcTATTAATTCAGTTCATTTTTGCATGCATACCTACGTGTAAAATCTTAACTCGCACAGATACCTTGTTTCATGTTTATGTTTTAGAAAGTCATTGCATCATGATAAATCGAatgtaagtttattatgcaaaaatattttcgttttcgtctcgattgaagtcagcatttcgcaaattatatggtcgttataacgatctagttcgtcaatacaacctcgcattgggtcaaatgctgtctgacgtgtttcatgccgattgttaagccgttcttggcacactgattttgactgcggataactcccgtttacctgatcaggatatagggctcacggcgggtgtgaccggtcaacaggggatgcttactcctcctaggcacctgatcccacctctggtgtgtccaggggtccgtgtttgcccaactatctattttgtattgcttgtaggagttatgagattgatcactgttcgttatcttcaccttgcatcataaACACGGGTACAACACAATGCATGCTAAACGCACCGACAATTCGAAATCACATATTAAACACATATGTATTTGTTATACATCTGTTAGCTCTCTGGGGGAAAATATGCCCTTATGAAAATTTTCGATGTTTGAATGCCTCCCATCCTATTTTATACCTCTCCTTGGAAGGAGACATCACTCTTGATATGAAACACTTTACCCGAATATGCTGTGTATTAAGTTGAAATTGGGGTTCTAGAGAGAAAGTCGATAATATGTTATTTTACAGCCAGAGGGACGAACGGATGTTTATAGAAGGATTacggacaacgggtgatcagaaaatcCCATATCTCAGGTAAACTGATAATGAGActagggatgcttactccttctagacacctgatcccacctttggtgtgtccaggggtccatgtttgcccaactatctattttatattgctttgtgagattgatcacagttcgttatcttcagcttacACTGGAATAAGTCTTAATGTGCAAAACTAGAGTTTTTAGTGTTCGTACCAGTTTTCCTTTCAATGGGGAATATTGGAAAATGATTTTCTTTGGATTTCTAATACTGctgatttgtatgtaaaacttatacggtaccaattatTGTACAGAGTATTACAACAGTGTAAGCacaagtaaaacaaacaaatacgACAGGGAAAATGTCAATAAAACACATATGActtaaataaagaaaatcaatgaGGTTTCCTTTagaagtatcaaactttttgATAAACCATTTTAACTGATAGACATGTATCTTTATCagaaagacatttaaaacataaaaagagTATGTGAGTGTAGACTTTAAAGAATTACAGTCCCTCAAAGTTGCCCCTTTGCTGATActaaatttttcatgaaaatcgcaattttcacaagaaacGCACTataaaacaagtacatgtattaaggaGAGAATAATTTTGACTTTTATTTTATGACAATTAtgcataattgattatttcaataacttttacataaaatatatcaccaTATCTACAAAAAATCATAGATCAATTGACATAATTGGAAGATGTATGACTGAACTCATGTGCGGGGATATACTAACTGGAAATATATCAAAGTAGCTGGATGACTGGAGACACTTTATGTAAATGTGCAATATTATGTGTGAGGGAtattgtatgttgttgttttccCCCAGACAAAATCAGAAAGATAacttatcattttcaaataaaaacggAATGTACAAGAAGTTTTACTACTATTCCCgcacttttcattcatatgcacTGACATATATCACTGGCCCGATGAGTGGTCGGCCTAGTGATAGCCCCGCGTAGCATACTGATTCGAGGTGCAAAACTTTAAAAGATttggttgaaaattttaacttcCGGCTATATAATTGGTAATACTTGCTGTAGAATGGAAATTCTGTAATACTCGCGTATCTAATTTTAGGAATCAACATAATGAAGCATTTTAATTGGCACCTGTATCCGCAGTAATCACAATGCATCACATATACTGATGTCAGCTGTTCAGACGACTATTCCTCTTCCTCTCGCGATATTTCAAAAAAGTTATTTTTCGATAGCAGATAGAACGTCGCTACGAGtttttttcattggaaagaatGGATATAGCTAAAAATCAAACATTGGAATTCAATTTCTATCAATGCTGTAAATTCTTAACAATAGAACAGAAGATACTATTAAGTTTACCACAAGACTGCTAATACACCAACTTCAACTAACTCCAATTTTTAATGCCTTGATATACACATTGATACTCTAAAAGAATTTGCTatgcaaaatgttatatatgaatttttgaTTGTGCTTGAATtactgtttatgaaatatatgctgaaattctaatcagggtttttttaaatgtgcattttcaataccctatataaaacaaattttaatatcattaaAACCTTTTAACAATTACACTTTGAcagaatatttaaaataaatttttgataaaataatttaattttctagAACTGATCAGAAACAAATTATCGATCTACTAGGGCAATAAAAACATatctataatgtacatatattcaacaaaattatcttttgttttaagTAATTTGTATATGAACAGCGCATCATAATTCTCTATATGAGAGAAACCCCCTTTTCCCtttgaattcttttcaataaattaaattCGCTGTATACGTtggtgattaaaaaaaataatcatgataTAGATTACAccttttaatcaaaatgatgcttcGATAATAATACATTGAACGTTAGAAGCGAGATTTGCTCATGATGACCGACTAGGCGGGATTGGGAAGATCGCAGATCAATTTAGGTACAGATCTACTTAGTTTGTAGatcttattttcataaagaatgtcttacatattgaaaaacttacaaAATCATTCAATCCTATATCAGCAGCCTCTGATTCGGGTACTACATCGCTAACATTCTTCCATTCTCCCCTCTCGTCTGACACTATGTACAGTACTGTATTATGTGTGTGGTCGCGCCTGCTTGTCTGTATTTGTCGTTGTCTGCCACTCACTTGTGAGAATATCAGATGCAGTCTGATTTATAACAACTCTTTTACTTCTAATGAATCGCCCATGTATGTTTCTGGGCTGCTTTAGAATAGACTAAATGCGACACTGTATAGTGTGCATATCTTCGAGCTCGCGTTTGGTTATAATCGAAACGTCATCATAGATGTCGTATATTAAGAAAAAACTAAAAGATTATTGTcatgttttaatacatttttcttagTTTATTTACATTGctaacaaacaaaaacacatatTACTGTGTGAATACAAAAAAACCCATGTATTCCCATATTTACGACTTAAAAAGTGTGTAGACTCACTCGCGGTAAAATTTCCACGAGAGTACATCCTTAAAGAAAGGGCATGAGGAGTCAATGAAACTTGAAGGAGGGGTTTTGGAGTCGTTGAAACTTAAATGAAGGGTTTCGAAAGTCAATGAAGCTAACACAAACGGTCTGGACAGTCAATGAAAGTTAAATAATGGGTTCTGAGACaatgaaacttaaataattGGGTCTGAGAGTGCCTGGGTCTTAGATAAAAGGAATGAGAGTAAAAGGGATATAGAGAGTGTATTGTGCATAGCATTTTATGTTATGTTAATCGTTATTCAAAAAacattatatctttaaaaagtaaaaaatcTGCGTTCTTGGTaacaattcatttatttaacaaatagGTCAAACTGAAACATGGATTGTAGTCTTCAGTTTTAGTTTTTCTTAGCAGGAGTGTGATCCTTCGGGAATATCTCAATTttatcttaattttatattttcattgtttgactgattttgaatacgaattactccgttaacctgatcaagacatatgGCTCACCGCGGGTGTGAACGGTAGACAGTGGAatcttacccctcctaggcacctgatcccaccactggtatatccaggggtccgtgtttgccttactctctattttgtattgcttataggagttatgagattggtctctgttcgttattttcgccttctCATGGATACTCATTTATATCAGTTCAGCGAGGTCGTAAATGTCTGATTATTTTGAATATCATTAACCATCGTGGTACAAAAAAGTCATGAAAATAGATGACGCTGCATTAAACTGtgtttaaacaataaaaatgtattcatacacgGGAAGGGATTTTTACACCAGAGTGATACGTGCAAAAATCAGAcggaaatataaaaattatacaCAAAAATATAGGTCATCAAAAGTATCTGGATATTGAGAACAAAAGATCTAAGAACTGAATGTACATTGACTTTGATTAATGGAATTCCTCGCATATTTTGTCATAATTATGCATT
It encodes:
- the LOC130050925 gene encoding uncharacterized protein LOC130050925; this translates as MSSPGTPRDLKQMVRDGLSTLLFCFGYKTGIIDAFIEIQQPCTAEELSQKSGKKLRYLQEWLSGMIGAGIVKLHDDGKYSLPYDEAILRQWGHNSTVIPIFYEQFEKLENVMEKDGPNGYGYYGPFLKWLDIYRSPDFFRDWNKTLLVPVLELKQEKDFTLLDIGCGYGKHAREVAKMYPSCTIYGIDSDQFSIDQAKMELAKGGPQNIQYSCRKGSDLPPEWTDKFVFVLMNDVLHDAYGLDDILREFKRVLKPDGYGAVYDPPVSSYPEKQANDKVAQFFMPISLFSCLPVSSSGEAGNGYGIGWGYERRKQKIEEHGFKVIKIKDNNIDKVQEGIVFQK